One genomic window of Papaver somniferum cultivar HN1 unplaced genomic scaffold, ASM357369v1 unplaced-scaffold_150, whole genome shotgun sequence includes the following:
- the LOC113335922 gene encoding fatty acyl-CoA reductase 3-like — protein MELNSIIEYLDNKSILVTGPTGFLAKLFVEKLLRVQPNLKQLFLLIRASDSASVTQRFHNEVIEKEVFRVLKTKHGVGFNSFLPEKVTPVAGDVTLENLGIRDPELTRKLWSEVDFVANFAATTNFNERYDVAFDTNTVGAKNVSEFCMKCVNLKLLLYVSTAYVWGEKSGFLLENPLRKGETLNGTTSPKLDSQIEMKLISQKLQELKDEQVSYKEETTAMKEFGLRRARLFGWPNTYVFTKAMGEMEIGVLIESRNDLPVVILRPTMITSTFKEPFPGWIEGIRIIDSVILAGGKGKIKCFLGRAGLITDLIPGDMVVNAAIVAMVGHANQPSDNRQPIIYQVGSSARSPFEYIKLRGYLYNYFSKNPLISSPTSKHKGKPIQVSHPYVFPTTASFFTFLYITHMLPLKGLRLVNSLLCDYFRDKCNDAERKITFIMKLVKFYEPYIFFEGIFADSNTERLRASVRGNAAEADTFYFDPKCINWDEYFMNTHMPGLVKYALKY, from the exons ATGGAGTTGAATTCCATTATTGAGTATCTTGATAACAAGAGCATCCTTGTTACTGGCCCAACTGGTTTTCTTGCTAAGC TTTTTGTGGAGAAATTGCTAAGAGTTCAGCCTAATTTGAAACAACTCTTTCTTCTCATAAGAGCTTCCGATTCTGCCTCGGTTACTCAACGTTTCCATAACGAG GTGATAGAAAAGGAGGTGTTCAGGGTCTTGAAGACAAAACATGGGGTTGGGTTCAACTCATTCCTTCCGGAAAAGGTGACACCAGTAGCCGGAGATGTCACTTTAGAAAACTTAGGAATCCGTGATCCCGAACTGACAAGGAAATTGTGGAGTGAAGTCGATTTTGTTGCAAACTTTGCTGCAACCACCAACTTTAATGAG AGATATGATGTTGCATTTGATACCAATACTGTGGGAGCTAAGAATGTTTCGGAGTTCTGTATGAAATGCGTAAATCTTAAGTTGCTTCTCTACGTATCAACAG CATATGTATGGGGAGAGAAGTCCGGATTTTTATTAGAGAATCCTCTAAGGAAAGGTGAAACACTGAATGGAACGACTTCGCCGAAGTTGGACAGCCAAATAGAGATGAAACTGATCTCCCAGAAACTGCAAGAACTCAAAGATGAGCAAGTTTCATACAAAGAAGAAACGACAGCCATGAAAGAATTTGGCCTTCGAAG GGCAAGGTTGTTTGGATGGCCTAATACGTATGTGTTCACAAAGGCAATGGGAGAGATGGAAATCGGTGTCTTGATAGAAAGTCGTAATGATCTTCCAGTTGTTATTCTTAGACCCACCATGATCACCTCAACTTTTAAAGAACCATTTCCTGGATGGATTGAAGGCATCAG GATTATTGATAGCGTTATCCTTGCTGGGGGTAAAGGAAAGATTAAATGCTTTCTTGGAAGGGCTGGTCTCATTACGGATTTG ATCCCAGGGGACATGGTGGTGAATGCAGCAATAGTGGCAATGGTAGGCCATGCAAATCAACCATCTGATAATCGTCAGCCAATCATATATCAAGTGGGTTCATCTGCAAGGTCACCATTCGAATACATTAAGCTCAGAGGTTACCTGTACAATTATTTTTCGAAGAACCCTTTAATCTCATCACCCACTAGCAAACATAAGGGAAAACCTATTCAAGTTTCTCATCCTTATGTTTTCCCAACCACGGCCAGCTTCTTTACTTTCCTCTACATAACTCACATGTTGCCTTTAAAG GGTTTGCGCTTGGTGAACTCCCTGCTTTGCGATTATTTTCGTGACAAATGTAATGATGCTGAACGGAAGATAACCTTCATAATGAAATTAGTCAAATTCTATGAACCTTACATATTTTTCGAAGGAAT CTTTGCCGACTCGAATACAGAGAGGTTAAGAGCATCTGTAAGAGGGAATGCAGCTGAGGCAGATACATTTTATTTTGATCCCAAATGCATCAATTGGGACGAATACTTTATGAATACCCATATGCCTGGTCTAGTAAAATATGCTCTCAAGTACTAA